One Rhodothermales bacterium DNA window includes the following coding sequences:
- a CDS encoding glycosyltransferase, whose translation MRIGYLTHEPLPSAETSTEQLVWTVSMMARQGLEIDLIVPASRRDKDDGKTDPKDSIRRFYGSVSDELLDRVGLVPVWRPPFVQGNVRRAAHDVSAPFHARRVGYDLVYTRDLYALALTLTLGMPSVFETYRTDVNLLRRFAPFRKLVYKHPLLMGVVTHSRLAADYFVKAGVDSERVLVAHNGYSPSVMTPVQSKEEARRALGIDVHDRLVCYTGHVNPKKGVDILLHIARQVTDATFLIVGAIAGSDDERHFAKLIEDLGVSNVRLLPRVSPANVSTYLYAADCLIIPPTAGPLERFHRTVLPMKTYLYLASGRPIVAADLPDLGEILEDGKNAVLVPPDDVDACAAALARLMSDPRESDRLGSQARDDASLYTWEKRGGRIAEFLRARMSAPV comes from the coding sequence TTGCGAATCGGATATCTGACACATGAACCGCTCCCGTCTGCGGAGACGAGTACCGAACAGTTGGTGTGGACGGTTTCGATGATGGCCAGGCAGGGTCTGGAAATCGATCTGATCGTTCCCGCCTCTCGCCGGGACAAAGACGACGGGAAGACTGACCCAAAGGATAGTATCCGCAGGTTCTACGGCTCGGTGTCCGACGAGCTTTTGGATCGAGTCGGCCTCGTTCCGGTCTGGCGGCCTCCGTTCGTGCAGGGAAACGTGCGCCGGGCAGCGCATGATGTTTCAGCGCCCTTTCACGCCCGGAGGGTGGGGTACGACCTGGTCTACACTCGCGATCTCTATGCCCTCGCGCTGACACTGACCCTTGGCATGCCGTCCGTATTCGAGACGTATCGCACGGACGTCAACTTGCTGCGACGGTTCGCTCCGTTCCGAAAACTGGTCTACAAACATCCGTTGCTGATGGGCGTCGTGACGCATTCGCGGCTGGCCGCAGACTACTTCGTGAAGGCCGGAGTTGACAGCGAGCGCGTGCTCGTAGCCCACAACGGATACTCACCCTCCGTGATGACGCCGGTCCAGTCGAAAGAGGAAGCTCGCCGGGCACTTGGGATCGACGTACACGATAGGCTTGTTTGTTATACGGGACACGTGAACCCAAAGAAGGGTGTCGACATCCTTCTGCACATTGCGAGGCAAGTCACCGATGCAACGTTTCTCATTGTCGGTGCGATCGCTGGTTCAGATGATGAGCGGCACTTTGCCAAATTGATCGAGGACCTGGGTGTTAGCAATGTTCGATTGCTTCCGCGAGTCTCTCCGGCGAACGTCAGTACGTATCTGTACGCGGCGGATTGTCTGATCATTCCACCGACGGCGGGGCCGCTCGAGCGCTTTCACAGGACCGTGCTACCGATGAAAACGTATCTGTACCTGGCATCGGGTCGCCCGATCGTTGCAGCGGATCTCCCGGATCTGGGTGAGATTCTGGAGGACGGGAAGAATGCTGTGCTGGTGCCGCCCGATGATGTCGACGCTTGCGCGGCCGCCCTGGCGAGGCTGATGTCTGATCCTCGCGAATCAGACCGCCTGGGATCGCAGGCCCGAGACGACGCAAGCCTGTACACGTGGGAGAAACGTGGCGGCCGAATCGCAGAATTCTTGCGCGCCCGCATGAGTGCGCCGGTCTGA